One segment of Variovorax sp. V93 DNA contains the following:
- a CDS encoding Asp/Glu racemase — MLQTRIGYELAQDDTEARRLALIVLRTDRTIEGEVRSSLPTSQPVSLYHSRIFNDFEITAATLEAMSDLLQPTAALIPAEFKPHVVGYGCTSATMLLGEERIASIIRQAHPGVQVTEPVTACIAACTSLGMKKIKLVTPYESAVNRKIVDGLRARGLDVDSVVSFEEPDDLKVGAISTNSVVEAAVHAGGGVKSDVDGVFISCTTLPSFGAIPIIERLTGKPATSSNHALAWHMQKLAGIKKFQGSLGRLYAD; from the coding sequence ATGCTTCAGACTCGAATTGGCTACGAACTCGCTCAAGATGACACAGAGGCACGGCGCCTGGCGCTGATCGTGCTGCGCACGGACCGCACCATCGAGGGCGAGGTGCGATCGAGCCTTCCAACCTCGCAGCCCGTCTCCCTGTACCACAGTCGCATCTTCAACGACTTCGAGATCACCGCCGCGACCTTGGAGGCCATGTCGGACTTGCTGCAGCCGACGGCGGCCTTGATCCCCGCCGAGTTCAAGCCGCATGTGGTGGGCTACGGCTGCACGTCGGCCACGATGCTCCTGGGAGAGGAACGCATCGCAAGCATCATCCGCCAAGCACATCCGGGCGTGCAGGTGACCGAACCGGTTACTGCTTGCATCGCGGCATGCACGTCGCTGGGCATGAAGAAGATCAAGCTGGTCACCCCCTACGAGAGCGCGGTGAACCGGAAGATCGTGGACGGACTGCGCGCCCGCGGGCTGGACGTGGACTCCGTGGTCTCGTTCGAAGAGCCCGATGACCTGAAGGTGGGCGCCATTTCCACGAACAGCGTGGTCGAGGCCGCCGTCCATGCGGGCGGTGGAGTGAAGTCGGACGTCGATGGTGTCTTCATCTCATGCACCACGCTGCCGAGCTTCGGTGCCATTCCGATCATCGAGCGCCTCACGGGCAAGCCCGCGACTTCAAGCAATCATGCGCTGGCATGGCACATGCAGAAGCTTGCCGGCATCAAGAAGTTCCAGGGCTCGCTCGGACGCCTCTACGCAGACTAG
- the ggt gene encoding gamma-glutamyltransferase: MSSKGMVSCPQPEAAESGVEILRAGGSAVDAAVACALVQTVVDPLMCSIGGFGTAVVHRPEAGIHEYVDFHAPAPLGARADMWEHLLEGETRDGFGFSIKGRLNDIGYQAIAVPGTLSGLERLHERHGRLPWREVVAPAIAWARDGFMVRPAMYAFWIDEPLAGRASNRDRLLYSASGRELFCRPDGTPKTIGTPLRNPDYANTLETIARDGAASFYRGELAHRMVEDFAAHGGLLSLQDLATYAPRENAPLAGTYRDRRITTNQPPGGGAMLLQMLNILEQFDLKAFGHNTPEYIRIVCEAMKRATIDKDRHLGDPAFLEVPLDRLLSKAYAVQAAAAIKAGEKADVPRLNLEAPVPKDTTHLSVVDGERNCAAITHSLAMPSGVMTPGLGFMYNGCMGVFDPRPGRTGSIAPGKARFTSACPTIVFRGDEPEIVLGAPGGTQIAMGVLQAILNVADHGMNMQEAVSAPRFSSTSNIIDISNRIPRSVSRPLESLGYEVVRNPFGYTIASVHGIRINGERLEGGADPGRDGVAYEA; the protein is encoded by the coding sequence ATGAGCAGCAAAGGAATGGTGAGCTGTCCGCAGCCTGAAGCGGCCGAGTCGGGCGTTGAAATCCTGCGGGCAGGCGGGAGCGCGGTCGACGCGGCAGTCGCCTGCGCCCTTGTGCAAACCGTGGTGGATCCGCTGATGTGCAGCATCGGCGGCTTCGGCACGGCCGTCGTACACCGCCCAGAAGCCGGCATTCACGAGTATGTGGACTTCCACGCTCCCGCGCCGCTTGGCGCTCGCGCAGACATGTGGGAGCACTTGCTGGAGGGTGAGACGCGCGACGGTTTCGGCTTCAGCATCAAGGGCCGCTTGAACGACATCGGCTACCAAGCCATCGCCGTTCCGGGAACGCTCAGCGGGCTGGAGCGCCTGCACGAGCGGCATGGCCGCCTTCCGTGGCGAGAAGTGGTCGCGCCTGCCATTGCATGGGCCCGGGACGGGTTCATGGTACGGCCGGCGATGTATGCGTTCTGGATCGACGAACCGCTCGCGGGCCGAGCAAGCAACAGAGATCGACTCCTCTACTCGGCCTCCGGTCGGGAACTTTTCTGCCGGCCGGACGGCACTCCCAAGACCATCGGCACGCCGCTGCGCAACCCGGACTACGCCAACACGCTGGAAACGATCGCGCGTGATGGCGCAGCGTCCTTCTACCGCGGTGAACTCGCCCACCGTATGGTGGAGGACTTTGCTGCCCACGGCGGCCTGCTGTCTTTGCAAGATCTCGCGACTTACGCACCACGCGAGAACGCTCCGCTGGCAGGAACCTACAGGGACCGGCGCATCACCACCAACCAGCCTCCCGGTGGCGGCGCGATGCTGCTCCAGATGCTCAACATCTTGGAGCAGTTCGACCTGAAGGCGTTCGGGCACAACACGCCGGAATACATCCGCATCGTATGCGAGGCCATGAAGCGCGCCACCATCGACAAAGACCGTCATCTCGGCGATCCGGCGTTTCTAGAGGTGCCGCTGGATCGCCTGCTCTCAAAAGCCTACGCGGTGCAGGCTGCTGCCGCCATCAAGGCCGGCGAGAAGGCCGACGTGCCCCGTCTCAACTTGGAGGCGCCTGTTCCCAAGGACACGACGCACCTGTCCGTGGTGGATGGTGAACGCAATTGTGCCGCCATCACGCATTCGCTCGCGATGCCGTCCGGTGTGATGACGCCCGGCCTTGGCTTCATGTACAACGGCTGCATGGGCGTGTTCGACCCGCGACCAGGCAGAACGGGCAGCATCGCACCCGGAAAAGCACGGTTCACTTCGGCCTGTCCCACCATCGTGTTCCGCGGAGACGAGCCCGAAATTGTGCTTGGCGCGCCAGGCGGGACGCAGATCGCGATGGGCGTGCTGCAGGCAATCCTGAACGTTGCGGATCATGGGATGAACATGCAAGAGGCCGTATCTGCTCCGCGCTTCTCGTCCACGAGCAACATCATCGATATTTCGAATCGCATTCCACGCTCCGTGTCCCGGCCGCTCGAGAGTCTGGGCTACGAAGTGGTTCGGAACCCCTTCGGGTACACGATTGCTTCTGTGCACGGGATCCGCATCAACGGCGAACGGCTCGAGGGTGGCGCCGACCCTGGCCGCGACGGCGTGGCTTACGAGGCTTGA
- a CDS encoding nuclear transport factor 2 family protein, whose translation MTDWKSYQDGSAALDAETAQNWLNQVVATCSTLDPELILDIFTDDVIADLGAVFLTGKEQLRPIIRERYSRYTHYDLRKTVRAIAGDLVICDARLRWKSPEHSTLQHTRAIEILQVRDGRIARWDNASSSWSAAEGEGVRLGADDAVA comes from the coding sequence ATGACCGATTGGAAGAGCTATCAAGACGGCAGTGCAGCCCTCGATGCGGAGACCGCACAGAATTGGCTGAATCAAGTGGTGGCGACCTGCAGCACCTTGGATCCTGAGCTCATCCTAGATATCTTCACGGATGACGTTATCGCCGACCTCGGCGCAGTCTTCCTTACCGGCAAGGAGCAGCTGCGTCCGATCATCCGTGAGCGATATTCGAGATACACCCACTACGACCTTCGCAAGACTGTTCGCGCAATCGCCGGCGACCTGGTTATCTGTGACGCGCGATTGCGCTGGAAGTCACCTGAACACTCAACACTGCAGCACACTCGAGCCATCGAGATTCTTCAAGTCCGCGATGGCCGAATTGCACGCTGGGACAATGCGAGTTCGTCGTGGTCTGCCGCTGAGGGTGAGGGTGTTCGCCTGGGGGCTGATGACGCAGTTGCGTGA
- a CDS encoding pyridoxamine 5'-phosphate oxidase family protein — protein sequence MTEKYEVTERTKLTRRPHRGIYDKEAIHAILDEGFMCNVAYVHEGAPRVLPTGYGRIGDYIYIHGSNQSTMLSAALSGEVCVLVTHVDGLVLARALYNHSVNYRSVVVFGRPEEVTDPQEKIASFEAYARHVLKGRFADVRPPNSKELNSTTVMRIPIAEAVAKMRSGPPTDFEFDLDRDCWAGELLIKQVFAGAIRDPQGRQDVPVPRYIEEYEKLPSVERQEVDNTPDA from the coding sequence ATGACTGAGAAGTACGAAGTGACAGAGCGGACGAAGCTAACCCGTCGTCCGCACCGTGGGATCTACGACAAGGAGGCCATCCACGCCATCCTGGACGAAGGGTTCATGTGCAATGTGGCCTACGTCCACGAAGGCGCGCCCCGCGTTTTGCCGACTGGCTACGGCCGGATTGGCGACTACATCTACATTCACGGCTCCAACCAGAGCACCATGCTCAGCGCGGCGCTGAGTGGGGAGGTGTGCGTCCTTGTCACTCATGTGGATGGCCTGGTTTTGGCACGCGCACTCTACAACCACTCCGTTAACTACCGGTCCGTGGTGGTGTTCGGGCGTCCAGAAGAAGTGACGGATCCACAGGAAAAAATCGCCTCCTTCGAGGCCTACGCGCGCCACGTCCTGAAAGGCCGTTTTGCCGATGTGAGGCCTCCGAACTCCAAGGAGTTGAACAGCACGACGGTGATGCGCATTCCCATTGCCGAGGCTGTGGCAAAGATGCGGTCGGGCCCGCCCACCGATTTCGAGTTCGATCTTGACCGCGATTGCTGGGCCGGTGAACTGCTGATCAAGCAGGTCTTCGCGGGTGCCATCCGCGATCCCCAAGGTCGGCAGGACGTCCCGGTGCCGCGGTACATCGAGGAGTACGAGAAGCTGCCCAGCGTGGAACGGCAGGAGGTCGACAACACTCCGGACGCATGA
- the ilvA gene encoding threonine ammonia-lyase, biosynthetic: MLDLNEYLKRILTARVYDVAVETPLQPARELSSRLGNQVLLKREDQQAVFSFKLRGAYNKIAQLSPEEMRRGVICASAGNHAQGVALAARRLGATAVIVMPFTAPRVKIEAVKGLGGTVVLHGESYSEAYAHALELQEAGGLTFVHPFDDPDVIAGQGTVGMEILRQHQASLQAVFVPVGGGGLIAGVAAYVKAVRPEVQVIGVQTVDSDAMARSALARKRVTLGDVGLFSDGTAVKHVGAETFRIASSLVDDYVTVDTDSICAAIKDVFTDTRSIVEPAGALAVAAVKQYVKQRKTRGETYVAILSGANMNFDRLRFVAERAEIGEEREGLLAVSLPESPGSLLRLCKTIDALSGPARSITELKYRVCDAENASVLAGLTIHSAGETTRVAEVLAQAGFSAQDLTHDELAKEHMRHMVGGRSPLAAGERVLQFVFPERPGALMQFLSSLPPNWNITMFHYRNQGADYGRVLVGLQAPSPDEDDFHRVLERVGYPHEELTSAPSYRLFLGPRPVQ; this comes from the coding sequence ATGCTCGACCTCAACGAATACCTGAAGAGGATCCTCACGGCCCGTGTGTACGACGTGGCCGTGGAAACCCCGTTGCAGCCTGCCAGAGAGTTGTCGAGCCGGCTCGGCAATCAGGTTCTCCTGAAGCGCGAAGACCAGCAGGCCGTGTTCAGCTTCAAGCTCCGCGGCGCCTACAACAAGATCGCACAGTTGTCGCCCGAGGAGATGCGTCGCGGGGTGATCTGTGCCTCTGCGGGTAACCATGCTCAAGGTGTCGCACTTGCCGCGCGGCGCTTGGGCGCGACCGCGGTCATCGTCATGCCTTTTACCGCGCCGCGCGTCAAGATCGAGGCGGTCAAGGGACTGGGGGGCACCGTGGTGCTGCACGGGGAGAGCTACTCCGAGGCTTACGCTCATGCCCTGGAACTACAGGAGGCAGGCGGGTTGACGTTTGTGCATCCCTTCGACGACCCCGATGTGATCGCCGGGCAAGGCACGGTAGGGATGGAGATCCTGAGGCAGCACCAGGCGTCGCTGCAAGCCGTGTTCGTACCAGTCGGCGGCGGCGGGTTGATCGCTGGCGTCGCTGCGTACGTCAAGGCGGTCCGCCCGGAGGTTCAAGTGATCGGGGTGCAGACCGTCGACTCGGATGCCATGGCGCGATCGGCTCTGGCTCGCAAACGCGTCACGTTGGGCGACGTGGGCTTGTTCTCGGATGGAACGGCCGTGAAGCACGTGGGCGCGGAGACCTTTCGCATCGCCAGCAGCCTTGTGGACGACTATGTGACGGTGGATACGGACTCCATCTGTGCGGCGATCAAGGATGTATTCACCGACACTCGCAGCATCGTGGAACCGGCCGGGGCGCTGGCAGTGGCCGCCGTGAAGCAGTACGTCAAGCAGCGAAAGACGCGCGGAGAGACGTATGTGGCCATTCTCAGCGGCGCCAACATGAACTTCGACAGGCTCCGGTTCGTTGCGGAACGGGCGGAGATCGGTGAAGAGCGGGAGGGCCTGCTCGCGGTCTCGCTTCCCGAATCACCTGGAAGCCTGTTGCGCCTGTGCAAGACCATCGACGCGCTGTCCGGCCCCGCCCGCAGCATCACGGAACTCAAGTACCGTGTATGCGACGCCGAGAATGCCTCGGTGCTGGCCGGGTTGACGATCCACTCCGCAGGGGAAACGACACGCGTTGCGGAAGTCCTGGCGCAGGCTGGCTTCTCCGCCCAAGATCTGACGCACGATGAACTGGCCAAGGAGCACATGCGGCACATGGTGGGCGGGCGCTCGCCGCTCGCCGCGGGCGAGCGTGTGCTGCAGTTCGTCTTTCCGGAGCGTCCGGGTGCCTTGATGCAATTTCTCTCGTCTTTGCCGCCCAACTGGAACATCACGATGTTCCACTACCGCAACCAAGGCGCCGACTATGGCCGGGTGTTGGTTGGCCTGCAGGCGCCCAGCCCAGACGAGGACGATTTCCACCGTGTTCTAGAGAGAGTGGGCTATCCGCACGAGGAGCTCACGTCCGCTCCTTCCTATCGGCTTTTCCTGGGGCCTAGACCAGTTCAATGA
- a CDS encoding tripartite tricarboxylate transporter substrate binding protein, whose product MSFRNLAFGALLAAILLPASAQTEKFPSRPIRLVVPWSAGGNTDGIARLMALKLSERINQQVVVDNKPGANGIVGTTAVARAQPDGYTLMLALPETNVLNPMVYKNISYTSKDLDPVAFMGIMPFALVANPSSKAASVPDLVRVAKQQPGSVSAASWGVGSTAHAAIALMEQAAHVELLHVPFPGTAPALTQVFSGQIDLMFLSALSATELAKSGKVKVLGVTVDKRMDSFPDVPTLAEQGLPGIDVSLWYGIAAPAKTPSAIKDYLAKEILEVLKDPAVLQDLRGRGMVVQPKNAGEFSRFIAAEEGRWSGLIKAKNIRIDN is encoded by the coding sequence ATGTCTTTCCGCAATCTCGCATTTGGCGCCCTGCTGGCGGCCATCCTTCTGCCGGCTTCCGCGCAGACCGAAAAGTTCCCATCCCGACCGATCAGGCTGGTCGTGCCTTGGAGCGCAGGGGGCAACACGGACGGTATTGCGCGGCTGATGGCCTTGAAGCTGTCGGAGCGAATAAACCAACAGGTGGTGGTAGACAACAAGCCCGGAGCGAACGGAATCGTCGGCACGACGGCCGTCGCTCGTGCGCAGCCTGACGGCTATACCCTCATGTTGGCACTGCCGGAGACAAACGTGCTGAACCCGATGGTGTACAAGAACATCAGCTATACCTCGAAGGATCTGGACCCGGTGGCATTCATGGGCATCATGCCTTTTGCGCTCGTTGCCAATCCGAGCTCGAAGGCTGCCAGTGTTCCGGATCTCGTTCGCGTGGCAAAGCAGCAGCCCGGCTCGGTGTCCGCAGCAAGCTGGGGGGTTGGAAGCACCGCGCACGCCGCTATCGCATTGATGGAGCAGGCCGCACACGTGGAACTCTTGCACGTTCCCTTTCCGGGTACCGCTCCTGCGCTGACCCAAGTGTTCAGCGGACAGATCGATCTCATGTTCCTGTCGGCGCTAAGTGCCACTGAGCTCGCAAAATCGGGCAAGGTGAAGGTACTCGGAGTCACCGTGGACAAGCGGATGGACTCTTTCCCTGACGTCCCAACCCTTGCAGAACAGGGCCTCCCTGGAATCGACGTTTCACTCTGGTACGGCATCGCGGCGCCCGCCAAGACGCCCTCTGCCATCAAGGATTACCTGGCGAAGGAAATCCTGGAAGTCTTGAAGGACCCCGCAGTGCTGCAAGACTTGCGAGGCCGGGGCATGGTAGTCCAGCCCAAAAATGCCGGCGAATTCTCTCGCTTCATTGCGGCCGAAGAAGGACGTTGGTCAGGCCTGATCAAGGCGAAGAACATTCGCATCGACAACTGA
- a CDS encoding PLP-dependent aminotransferase family protein, producing the protein MPKRLGAFLTGNSAMNGPLSIDESNHFGAQPKPRRRRARASRARLLETLVINRQSPVTVVDQVATGIEHLIVTGGLKSGDLLPSTRELARTLDIGRATALSVIARLSAEGFIETRVGSGSRVRERSADLLTGSAAPAPSSLKRSHVPGAVAIQQQVALLDTLPKHVSRSTSLMDLQSLSVATPFAPGMPAIDQFPYHSWSDFCAKSWKHATAALLETRDPAGYRPLREALAGYLASARGVRCTADQIIIVSGAQHAFDLTLRVLTQPGDRVLIEDPGFLGARNAMLSAGLNLRGVPLDEEGVMVPDDNGGAKLLYTTPSHQYPMGRTMSLARRRALLEWARRTSCFIFEDDYSSEFRYDGKPLPSLQGSDEYSRVIYAGTFNKIMFPSLRLGYLVVPEELVDVFLSIRTWSDGCPPGVIQAAMLQFIERGAFYSHIRRLREIYSARHSLLCELISQRMGLMLSVISDPAGLNLAAVAKRPMDDVALSRRARNANIVCPPLSQYFVHVEPQRGFQFGFASSNEAQMKAAIDRLEVVWGQGASTAA; encoded by the coding sequence ATGCCGAAGCGACTTGGCGCATTCTTGACGGGGAACAGCGCGATGAACGGGCCACTTTCAATCGATGAGTCGAACCACTTTGGTGCGCAGCCCAAGCCCCGGCGACGGCGAGCGCGGGCGTCCAGGGCACGCCTGCTCGAGACCCTGGTGATCAACCGGCAAAGCCCGGTGACCGTGGTGGACCAGGTTGCCACCGGGATTGAACACCTGATCGTCACCGGCGGCCTGAAATCAGGCGACCTCCTGCCGTCGACGCGCGAGCTCGCCCGAACGCTCGACATCGGCAGGGCCACGGCGCTCAGTGTCATCGCCAGACTCAGCGCAGAGGGATTCATCGAGACCCGCGTCGGCTCCGGCTCGCGAGTGCGCGAGCGATCAGCCGACTTGTTGACCGGGAGTGCCGCGCCCGCGCCAAGCTCGCTCAAACGCAGCCACGTGCCGGGCGCCGTGGCCATCCAGCAGCAGGTTGCCTTGCTGGACACCTTGCCAAAGCATGTCTCGCGCAGCACCAGCTTGATGGATTTGCAAAGCCTGTCAGTGGCTACGCCTTTCGCTCCAGGGATGCCGGCAATCGATCAGTTCCCCTATCACTCCTGGAGCGACTTCTGCGCAAAGTCCTGGAAGCACGCGACGGCCGCCCTGCTGGAAACTCGCGACCCGGCCGGCTACAGGCCGCTTCGGGAGGCACTTGCCGGCTACCTGGCGAGTGCACGTGGGGTCCGTTGCACGGCGGACCAGATCATCATTGTCTCTGGTGCTCAGCACGCGTTCGATCTCACCTTGCGCGTGCTGACGCAGCCGGGTGACCGGGTGTTGATTGAGGACCCGGGCTTCCTGGGCGCCAGGAATGCCATGCTGTCGGCGGGATTGAATCTGAGGGGTGTCCCGCTAGATGAAGAAGGTGTCATGGTGCCGGATGACAACGGCGGCGCCAAGTTGCTCTACACCACCCCGTCGCATCAGTATCCGATGGGTAGAACCATGAGCCTCGCGCGCCGCCGGGCACTCCTCGAGTGGGCGCGCCGGACATCGTGCTTCATCTTTGAAGACGACTACAGCAGCGAATTTCGGTATGACGGCAAGCCCTTGCCTTCCCTGCAGGGGTCTGACGAGTACAGCCGGGTGATCTATGCTGGAACGTTCAACAAGATCATGTTTCCGTCCTTGAGGCTGGGTTACCTCGTCGTCCCGGAAGAACTCGTTGATGTTTTCCTGAGTATCCGAACCTGGTCGGACGGCTGTCCTCCGGGCGTGATCCAGGCCGCCATGCTCCAGTTCATCGAACGGGGAGCTTTTTACTCGCACATCCGCCGATTGCGAGAGATCTACTCGGCACGCCACTCGCTGCTGTGCGAGCTGATCTCCCAGAGGATGGGACTGATGCTGTCGGTCATCTCGGATCCGGCTGGACTGAACCTCGCGGCGGTCGCGAAGCGCCCGATGGACGACGTGGCCCTCTCACGCCGTGCTCGCAATGCGAATATCGTCTGTCCGCCCCTGTCTCAGTACTTCGTCCATGTGGAACCGCAGCGTGGGTTCCAGTTTGGCTTTGCTTCGAGCAACGAGGCTCAGATGAAGGCGGCCATCGACCGACTCGAAGTGGTCTGGGGCCAAGGCGCGTCGACTGCTGCTTAA
- a CDS encoding amidase gives MTDLTASELADGLRRRSFSCRELMQATVDRIHALNPIFNTIVNMAPVEKLLAEADAADAELASGKVRGWLHGIPMAVKDFADVLGFPTTKGCELLARNMPTSDSILTARMKAAGCIVIGKTTTPEFGLGSHTFSTLWGVTRNAWDPAVSAGGSSGGAAVSLAQRMLPIADGSDGMGSLRNPAGWNHVFGMRPSQGRVPQAGMSDVWIDLLSNEGPMGRSIRDVGRLLTTQSGFDPRSPLSMQMPLGWNENEAVDPGIFSGMRIGWLGDLGGHLAMETGVLDACREALRHLEAAGAVVEEVPLGFDPKQLWECWLTWRRAGAGPRVGALMQLPGAKEKIKPEAQWEYECSRGMSFTDFRQASQVRTNYYQHMRTMLDQWDLLVLPSAQCWPFNAEERWPKQIAGREMDTYHRWMEVAIYATLGGLPALVVPAGFHANGRWPMGIQLIGPYGGDAKVLRAGAAYEQIRGDFIARRPASVGPAK, from the coding sequence TTGACCGACCTGACGGCTTCCGAACTCGCCGATGGCCTGCGGCGCCGGTCGTTCTCTTGCCGCGAGCTGATGCAGGCCACGGTCGATCGCATTCATGCGCTCAACCCCATCTTCAACACTATCGTAAACATGGCTCCGGTCGAGAAGCTATTGGCCGAAGCCGATGCTGCTGACGCCGAACTGGCCAGCGGCAAGGTGCGGGGCTGGCTGCATGGCATCCCCATGGCCGTCAAGGATTTCGCAGACGTCCTTGGCTTCCCCACCACGAAAGGTTGCGAGCTGCTGGCCCGCAATATGCCGACGAGCGACTCCATCCTGACCGCACGCATGAAGGCCGCCGGCTGCATCGTGATCGGCAAGACGACGACGCCTGAGTTCGGACTGGGCTCGCATACGTTCAGCACTCTGTGGGGTGTGACCCGCAATGCATGGGATCCGGCAGTGAGCGCCGGCGGCAGCAGCGGAGGCGCGGCCGTTTCCCTGGCGCAGCGCATGCTCCCTATTGCGGACGGGTCAGACGGAATGGGTTCACTGCGGAACCCGGCAGGCTGGAACCATGTCTTCGGTATGCGCCCGTCGCAAGGAAGGGTGCCCCAGGCTGGAATGTCGGACGTGTGGATCGACCTGCTCTCGAACGAGGGTCCCATGGGCCGTAGCATCCGCGATGTGGGGCGGCTTCTGACCACACAAAGCGGTTTCGATCCGCGTTCGCCGCTTTCCATGCAGATGCCTTTGGGCTGGAACGAAAACGAAGCCGTCGATCCGGGGATTTTCAGCGGCATGCGCATAGGCTGGCTGGGCGACCTTGGCGGCCACCTCGCGATGGAAACCGGGGTGCTGGACGCCTGTCGCGAAGCGCTGCGTCACCTCGAAGCGGCGGGCGCCGTGGTCGAGGAGGTGCCATTGGGGTTCGATCCCAAGCAACTGTGGGAATGCTGGCTGACTTGGCGCCGCGCAGGCGCGGGGCCACGTGTCGGCGCGCTCATGCAACTGCCAGGTGCCAAGGAGAAGATCAAGCCGGAGGCTCAGTGGGAGTACGAGTGCTCACGCGGCATGAGCTTCACCGATTTCCGTCAGGCAAGCCAGGTTCGCACGAACTACTACCAGCACATGCGCACCATGCTGGATCAGTGGGACCTGCTCGTGCTGCCCTCCGCGCAGTGTTGGCCATTCAACGCGGAGGAGCGCTGGCCCAAGCAGATCGCGGGACGCGAGATGGACACTTACCACCGCTGGATGGAGGTCGCAATCTATGCCACCCTGGGCGGCTTGCCGGCCTTGGTGGTACCCGCCGGCTTCCATGCGAACGGCCGTTGGCCCATGGGCATCCAGCTGATCGGCCCGTACGGCGGCGACGCCAAGGTTCTTCGTGCAGGAGCGGCATACGAGCAGATCCGCGGGGACTTCATCGCGAGGCGACCGGCATCGGTCGGACCCGCGAAGTAG
- a CDS encoding amidohydrolase family protein, whose amino-acid sequence MVIDYLLVGGQVVASEGQAEPFIGTVAIAGERIVWVQQGIVDVPARQRIDCSGLIVAPGFIDIHTHSDAAFLKDSGGQSQITQGVTTEIAGNCGHSCAPCADPILLRKHLLAVQDSTEITWRTFAEYLDVLQATRPVLNVASYVGHGTVRLAVKGTASSAAGADELSAMGKYLRQALDDGAIGISTGLEYAPGMHATAVELLEAGAIAAEFDVVYASHVRNRDWLIEMGVGEALGIARTTQSKLQLSHIAPKYGAPQGAADRLLEMVRWAREDGADVGFDVIPDEWGPTKVIASLPAWALELPSDDLRSLLRPGPSRARLQENAFPNWKLLADHRWDWLVLYHCGANPSYMGKTIQQIAVERQSTPWDCICDLLLEEGAEMSRLMWCGRVSSQADIDTLIRQPDCMVISDGVSVSEVGALKDLRFSPIAFSWAASFLQKYVRDQRVLDIVEAVGRLTWTPARRFRLEHRGELRAGYYADLAVFDLDRIHCHSTLENPNVRSTGVTHVFVNGAAVMRDAAMTEARPGKVLRRGA is encoded by the coding sequence ATGGTGATCGATTACCTACTCGTCGGCGGCCAGGTTGTCGCCAGCGAGGGCCAAGCGGAGCCCTTCATCGGCACGGTGGCAATCGCAGGCGAACGAATCGTGTGGGTGCAGCAAGGCATCGTTGACGTACCCGCGCGTCAGAGGATCGACTGCTCTGGCCTGATCGTTGCACCTGGGTTCATCGATATTCATACCCACTCGGATGCTGCATTTCTCAAGGATTCCGGTGGCCAGAGTCAGATCACTCAGGGAGTCACAACCGAGATTGCCGGCAACTGCGGTCATAGCTGTGCACCTTGCGCCGACCCAATTTTGCTGAGGAAGCACCTTCTCGCGGTGCAGGACTCGACAGAGATCACCTGGAGGACGTTCGCCGAGTACCTCGACGTGCTGCAGGCCACGCGCCCCGTATTGAACGTCGCTTCATACGTCGGCCACGGTACGGTTCGCCTTGCTGTCAAGGGAACAGCCAGTTCGGCAGCCGGCGCGGACGAACTCTCAGCGATGGGGAAGTATCTGCGCCAAGCGCTTGACGACGGCGCGATTGGTATCTCCACTGGGCTGGAGTACGCGCCAGGCATGCACGCGACCGCTGTGGAACTCTTGGAGGCAGGTGCGATTGCGGCGGAGTTCGACGTGGTGTACGCCAGTCACGTCCGCAACCGCGACTGGTTGATCGAAATGGGGGTCGGTGAAGCGCTCGGCATCGCTCGCACGACCCAGTCCAAACTCCAGCTGTCTCACATAGCTCCAAAATACGGCGCGCCGCAGGGCGCTGCGGATCGTCTGCTGGAGATGGTGCGCTGGGCGCGCGAGGATGGCGCCGATGTGGGCTTCGATGTCATTCCCGATGAATGGGGGCCCACGAAAGTCATTGCGTCTCTCCCGGCTTGGGCACTTGAGCTGCCAAGCGACGACCTGCGGTCCCTACTGCGACCTGGACCTTCCCGTGCGCGCTTGCAGGAGAACGCATTTCCCAACTGGAAGTTGCTCGCCGACCACCGGTGGGACTGGCTGGTTCTCTACCATTGCGGAGCGAACCCGTCCTACATGGGAAAAACCATTCAGCAGATTGCCGTCGAGCGGCAATCCACGCCTTGGGATTGCATCTGCGACCTCCTCCTGGAAGAAGGCGCCGAGATGTCTCGCTTGATGTGGTGCGGACGGGTATCGAGTCAAGCAGACATCGACACATTGATCCGGCAGCCCGACTGCATGGTGATTTCCGATGGCGTGTCCGTCAGTGAAGTGGGCGCTTTGAAAGACCTGCGGTTCTCGCCGATCGCTTTCTCGTGGGCAGCGTCGTTCCTTCAGAAGTACGTGAGAGATCAGCGCGTCCTGGATATCGTCGAGGCTGTAGGACGCCTGACCTGGACTCCTGCACGGCGTTTCCGGCTGGAGCATCGGGGAGAACTCCGGGCTGGATACTACGCGGACCTAGCAGTCTTCGATCTCGATCGAATCCACTGTCACTCGACATTGGAGAACCCGAACGTCAGGTCGACAGGTGTGACTCACGTTTTTGTCAACGGCGCAGCCGTGATGCGCGACGCCGCGATGACTGAAGCGCGACCCGGCAAGGTCCTGCGGCGCGGGGCGTAA